The following is a genomic window from Helicobacter sp. NHP19-003.
GCGTGTCGGCTCTTTCTCACGCATCGGTTTTAACAATGCCCCCATCAATACAAACAAAGGACTTTACCCCACAGGCAGTTATGTAACAACCATTGGGGCTTTAGAAATAAACGCTAATTTATTGCCTAAATCTGTGGAGAATCAAAAACTAGAAGTGGGGCTTGGAGGGGAGATCGGCGGGCTTGCCTACGACTCCACTAGGGGGTTAAGAGATCAAAACGGGGTGCTCCAGCCAGCTAACTGGTATTATATGGGGCGTTGGGAGGGCTATTTAATGAACGCCCCTTGGCGGCATACACGCGAAGAGGACGAGTCGCACGCCAAAAATTACATTTTATACAATGCCTATCTAAGCTACACCTACAAAGACATTTTTGGGATCAAGGCGGGGCGGTATTTAAGCCCTGAAGCGTTGTTTTTGCGTGGCTATAATCAAGGCTTTACCCTCTTTTTGCATTTAGGCAAATTCAAGCTTAGATGGTTTAGCACTTATGGACGGGGTTTGGCTAATATCCAGTTTATCCGCAACTTCTACGCCCCTGTGAGCTATGAATTTAGCGATGGCAGACGGGTCAATTACGGCATGCACGCGGTGAGCCTAGCTTACAACACCAAACACTACACCCTCATGCCCTTCTTTTGGTTTTACCCTAAAAACTTCAACGCTCCGGGTGTGCAGTTAAGTGCTGTATTTGAGCGGGGGCAGTTTAAACTCCAAAGCGATGTCTATGCATGGTTTCCCATTTATAGCCACGCTCTAGCCAAGACTTATTATCGGGGCAATTTAATCGGTACAGCCACAGCGACTTTACTCGTGCGCCAAAGGCTGTATTACAAAAACTACTACATCGGTTGGGGTGTGTATAAAAACTTTGGCAACTCCAATGCCCAGCTGGGCTGGAATGGCTCGCCTGTGTCCTTTGACACAACCGATGACACCCCCTATGAGGACGCTTACACCAACCTTTACGATGCCAATGCCCTCACTTTGCACGCTAGAGTGGGGGGCAAGTTTCATGATTTCTCTTGGTATTTGCTTGGCAAACTCACCTTTGCGCCTAGAGCTAATGCGCAGAGCTTGGGGGTAACTTGTGAATACAACTTAGGCAAGCACATCCACCTAATGCTACGCCTCAATGGCTATGAAGTGAGGATGCATCGAGGCTATAAAGTGGATTACTTTGGTGCGCCTAACCCTAAATTTGCCCCCACTACACAGGATCGTAGCTATGTGATGACTTCGATCAGTTATGATTTGGAGATTTAACCTCCGCTTAAGCCCCCCTTAAGCTTTAAAATCCTATAATCGCGTTTTGCCAAAGTTAAAGCCCTTAAAAAGCTGAAACGCAAGCGCAATGTTCTTTGACATTTAAGCAAGAGAGTCTTGAAGCCAAATTTGTTTTTGCATTTTGTTTTTGGCTTTAAAGAACTCTAGTTTTTGACACAACTTGTCTATAACAGAGTAATCTTGTGTGCTTGTAGAGAAATCTATCAAGCACAGAGCCAGTTTAGGATAAACTTAACTTTATGGAGAGTTTGATCCTGGCTCAGAGTGAACGCTGGCGGCGTGCCTAATACATGCAAGTCGAACGATGAAGCCTAGCTTGCTAGGCGGATTAGTGGCGCACGGGTGAGTAACGCATAGATGACATGCCCTTTAGTTTGGGATAGCCACTAGAAATGGTGATTAATACCAAATACCACCCTATGGGGGAAAGATTCATCGCTAAAGGATTGGTCTATGTCCTATCAGCTTGTTGGCGGGGTAAGAGCCCACCAAGGCAATGACGGGTATCCGGCCTGAGAGGGTGAACGGACACACTGGAACTGAGACACGGTCCAGACTCCTACGGGAGGCAGCAGTAGGGAATATTGCTCAATGGGCGCAAGCCTGAAGCAGCAACGCCGCGTGGAGGATGAAGGTTTTAGGATTGTAAACTCCTTTTGTGAGAGAAGATAATGACGGTATCTCACGAATAAGCACCGGCTAACTCCGTGCCAGCAGCCGCGGTAATACGGAGGGTGCAAGCGTTACTCGGAATCACTGGGCGTAAAGAGTGCGTAGGCGGGGTTGTAAGTCAGGTGTGAAATCCTATGGCTTAACCATAGAACTGCATTTGAAACTACAACTCTGGAGTGTGGGAGAGGTAGGTGGAATTCTTGGTGTAGGGGTAAAATCCGTAGAGATCAAGAGGAATACTCATTGCGAAGGCGACCTGCTGGAACAATACTGACGCTGATTGCACGAAAGCGTGGGGAGCAAACAGGATTAGATACCCTGGTAGTCCACGCCCTAAACGATGGATGCTAGTTGTTGGGGGCTTTGTCCCCCCAGTAATGCAGCTAACGCCTTAAGCATCCCGCCTGGGGAGATGGGTCGCAAGATTAAAACTCAAAGGAATAGACGGGGACCCGCACAAGCGGTGGAGCATGTGGTTTAATTCGAAGATACACGAAGAACCTTACCTAGGCTTGACATTGAAGGAATCTGCTAGAAATAGCGGAGTGTCTAGCTTGCTAGACCCTGAAAACAGGTGCTGCACGGCTGTCGTCAGCTCGTGTCGTGAGATGTTGGGTTAAGTCCCGCAACGAGCGCAACCCTCTTTCTTAGTTGCTAACAGGTTAAGCTGAGCTCTCTAAGAAGACTGCCTGCGTAAGCAGGAGGAAGGTGAGGACGACGTCAAGTCATCATGGCCCTTACGCCTAGGGCTACACACGTGCTACAATGGGGCGCACAAAGAGATGCAATGCCGCGAGGTTGAGCCAATCTTAAAAACGCCTCTCAGTTCGGATTGTAGGCTGCAACTCGCCTGCATGAAGCTGGAATCGCTAGTAATCGCAAATCAGCCATGTTGCGGTGAATACGTTCCCGGGTCTTGTACTCACCGCCCGTCACACCATGGGAGTTGTGTTTGCCTTAAGTCAGGATGCTAAAGCAGCTACTGCCCACGGCACACACAGCGACTGGGGTGAAGTCGTAACAAGGTAACCGTAGGTGAACCTGCGGTTGGATCACCTCCTTTCTTAGAGAAACCCTTTAAGACTTCGTTGTCTTAGAGCAGGCTCAAGGCTCTCTTGCTTAGGTGTTAGAGGATGTATTCTTTTTAATAAATCTGTAATCCGTATAGAGTTTTCTGTTTAGCGTGGGTTTGTTGCCAAATAGTGTGGGCTTATTTGCCCTGCCCATTTTGGGGATAGTGATCTAAAAGATGCCTGTAGCGCGCATAATTTTTCTCATCTTTGAGGGCTTTATAAGAGTTAGCTAGATTTTCTAATAAAATGGCTGTGTAGGTGGCTTGCTCTTTGATTTTTAGGCTTTGCTGGTAAAATTTAAGACTCTCCGGCAGAAATCCCACTCGTCTTTAGCGGGTGGGATGAATGCCCCCTACCCTTGATTTTCTATGTATCTTTTGATGGTTTCTGGGTTAGCTTCTCCTATGGAACAGGCAAAAAATCCATCTGTCCAAAATTTTTGTTCTTTCCAAAAATGCTTGCGTAAGAACGGGATAAATCTTGGTTCTCTCCAAACTCTATAAGTAGTCATCTGCTTGATCCGCAAGATAATGGAACTGATAGACACCCTAGGGATATATTGAATCATCAGGTGTAGATGATCTTTATCTGTCTCCATTGCTATGATGATAAAATCTGAACTTTCCTCTATCTCTTCAAGCACAGACTTTATAAAAATAGCCACATCTCCTACGAGCAACTTTTTTCTGTATTTACACACTAAAATCAAATGGGCTTTTAGATTATGTTTGCTCCTGTTTGTGGACAAATAGCCTTTGAGTTTGTAATGGTTTTCTTTCATAGCTCTACCTCAAAAATATTTTATAAAATTATGTTATAATGATGTAAAGTTAAGGCGTAAGAAATTGCTTAAAGCAATAAAGTTTAGAATTTATCCCACCATAGAGCAAAAAACCTTGATACACAAGCACTTTGGCTGTGCTAGGGTGGTCTATAACTACTTTTTAGCATACCGCCAAAAGCAATACGCACAAGGCATTAGAGAAAATTACTTTAGCATGCAAAAGGCGCTCACTACTCTCAAAAAACAAGAGGCTTACGCTTACCTAAGTGAATGCAACTCTCAAAGCTTGCAAATGGCACTAAGACAGCTGACAACAGCCTTTGATAGGTTTTTCTCTAAGCTGGCAGATTATCCTAGATTCAAATCTAAAAGCATGCGAAGCAGTCTTTCTGTGTCCCGCAACACTTAGAGATGGATTTAGGCAACAACCAAGTCAAGCTACCCAAATTCAAAGAAGCTATTAAAGCCAAGTTTCATAGGCATTTGCCTACAAACTCTATCGTCAAACAGGGGTTTATCTCTTGCGTAGCAGATAAATACTATCTCTCTATAAGCTATGAGGATAATGAGCCTGAACCTAAACCCACAACTATCAAAAAAGCTGTGGGTTTAGATATGGGTTTAGAGTCTTTAGTGATAGCCAGTAGTGGCGTGCTCTATCCCTATAAAAAGTTTTTTCAGAATCTACAAACCAAACTCACTAAAGCGCAAAGGAGATTGTCTAAGAAACTAAAAGGTTCTAGTAATAGAAAAAAACAAGCCAAGAAAGTGGCACAAATCCACGCTTCTATCAGGAATAGCAGAGAGGACTACCTACATAAAATCAGTAATGAGATAACCAATCAATACGATTTGATAGCAGTAGAAACCTTGAAAGTTAGGAATTTGGTCAAAAACCACAAACTAGCTAAGAGCATTGCCAATGCCAGCTGGTCTAGGCTCATTAGTCTATTAGAATATAAGGCTGGTTGGAAGGGTAAAACCCTTATCAAAATTGACCAATACTTCCCTAGCTCTCAAATCTGCTCGACCTGTGGGAGCAACACAGGTAAAAAGCCACTGCCTATTAGAAATTTTATCTGCCCTTGTTGTCAAACATACCACCACAGAGACCTAAACGCTAGCATCAATATCAGAAACTATGCTTTGGGAATGCTAGATGAGCGACACGCTATCAAGGTAGATAAAACTAGGGTAGGGATTACCCGAAGTTACGCTTGTGGAGATTCCGCTAACGGGGCTGTAACCAAGTATGGCTACATACTGGATACTGCTAGTTATGGATCGTTGAAGCAAGAAGCCCACCCGTCTTTAGCGGGTGGGTGATTCACTAGCCTCTTTGTAGTGTTCTTCTTTATAGGCGCATTGCCCAGCCATATAAGAGCTAAAAGCAGGGCGGTATTTGATTTGAGCGAGCCAAATAAAATGCTCTAGGGCTTTTTTGTATTCTTGCTCTGTAAAAAGCCCCATCGCATCGTGAAAGGCTTGTTGCCGGTGGCTGTAATCTTTGGTGAAAACACGGCTTGTAGTTTGGTTGCTGGTATGTTGTTTTACAGAGCAATAAGCAATGAAAACAATGACCGCCAGCCCAATAAGCACAAGCATAAACCACCCTAGACAACCCATGGGTTTTTCAGTGCTAGGTGTTTCGGTCCTAATCAAAACACCGTAAGGGTTGAATACGCTTATCTTATCCCCTTGTTTGATGCGTACACTATCTCCTGTGCGACTCAAATATTCCCCGGGTTTTCTAAAGAGTTCGTTATCCTCTTCATCATAAACACTGACTTCGGTATCGTTGTGCCTTACACCGCCGATTATTAAAATAAAATTAGCATCTAAAACATAGCCATATGAGTCGAGTTTGCATACTTTATTCCCCCGCCTGACGAGCGCATAATTATTCACAAAGAAAATGCACTCTCCGGATTTTTTAAAAAGCTCTTCACCATTTTCATCGTAGGCATAAACCTTAGTGCCCTTTTGCTCCACATGGCTAATTTGCATAGCTTTCTCCTAAGCCTCTTTAGGCATTTGCCCCAAAATCTCTAATTCTATATAACTTTGCAATGCCGCTTTGTCTAGTACGCTATCAAAGACTTGGAAGTTGGTTTGCTCACTCATGTGCGCCTTGATCGCCTCGTGATAGAGAGTCAAAGCGTTTTAAGAAGTCTTTAAGAAGTCTTTAAAATCGGGGCTGTTTTGGGACAATTCGCCTAACATGGCGTGATCTAAATTTTCTTTAAATTTGGCGTTTAACAACACCTGGCTTTTTTGCATGTCTTGCACATTGAGCAAGACAACGCCAATGCCAAAGCTGGTGTGCAAGCGTTTGAGCAAGTCCATTAAATCGCTATCTTGTGTGTTGATTTTCTCCACCACTAGGTAACCCTCATGCGCCCAAGAACTATTGCTAATGGCTTGGAAGTAATATTCTCTGCAATGGCTTAAATCCATCTCCTTTTTGAGCTCAAAAGAAAAGAGTTTCAAGGGCAAATTGCCAAAGTTTTCTACAAATTGGCGCAAGGTGGGCTCAAAGTTTTGGTAGGTAAGCTTGCCCCCACCATGTCCGGATAAAGCCAAGAGTTTTTACCCTTTGTGCCCTTTAAGGCTTTTTCGTGGTAGATGGTCTTGGTGTGTGCGCCCCATTTGGTGTAAGCAAAGTGGGCTAGCAAAGGGTGTAATAGGCGTTCGTGGTGGGTTTCTATCCTGCCATAAGCCGGGGTTGAGCTCTTTGCATTGAGCGCATATTCTTTTAAGGCAATAGTGATAGGGCGTTGTGAAACCTGCACAAAGGGCAAGTCTTCTTTGTTCTTTAAAGCCAACCACACGGGGTAATAAGTCCCATCTTCTGCTGTGCTAAACATCTGGCTAATCTTGCCCGCGCTGTAAAGTTCCTGTGCCCTGCTATAAAGCGCATGGATGGACACGGGGGCTTTTGCCTCTTTGAGCACGGCTAGGACAATGTCTAGGTAGTCTTTTTTCATCTCTTGGCTCCCGTTGTTCATTTGCTTAAAAGCGTGCAGGCTTGCTCATAGCCTTCATCGCAAGCTTGTTTGCTGTATTCTGTAGCCTGGTTTTTATCTACCAGCACCCCTAAGCCCTTTGCATAGATGGTCGCTAAATTCCAATAAGCCCTACCAGCCACCCCCTTATCTGTTGCGCCCCTCCCACCTTCAAGATACTCTAAGGCTTTTTTATAGTCTTTAGCCACACCCTCTCCATTAAGATACATCTCTCCCAAATAAGCACAAGCATTGCCATCTTTCCCATCAGCCGCCTTTTGGAAGTATTCTCTAGCTTTGGCTAGGTCTTTGGGGACACCTTGGGCATTGGCATACATTTTACCCACGACATTAAGAGCTACAGGCAAACCCTTATCAGCCCGCCTTTTGGAAGTATTCTCTAGCTTTAGCTAAATTTTTAGGAACACCCTGCCCGTTTAAATACATTGTGGCCGCTTCAAAGTAACCTAGTGCACTCCCCTTACTTGCCGCCTTTTGAAAGTATTCTATCGCTTTAGCAGAGTCTTTAGGCACACCCCCTCCTCCCCACGAACCTCCTGGACCAAGTAAATACATTTGCCCTAAATTCACAAGAGCCTCCACGCTCCCCTTTTCTACAGCAATTTGGAAGTACTCTAGTGCTTGTTTATAGCTTTGCCCTACGCGATTGTGTCCACCAAGATACATCATCCCCATATAGCGATACGCCTCCGCACTGCCTGCTTTGGCAGCATCCTCAAATAGATTTAGAATGTCTAGCGGACTATGCAAAGAACCCATGGGATCACGCCAATCATTTTTAATCATGTTTTGATAGACTTGGATGGCGTATTTTAAAAGAGCCTCTGCTGTCCTTTCTGTGGGCGGCTCAACTCCAAATCGCGACATGCGTGCTCGTGTCTGTCGTTGTTTAGCCCCCTCAGCCTCCCTAGCTTGCTCTCTCTCTTGGCGTTTTTTTTGCAAAATTTGATTGGGCGTTTCTTGGGGTTGTGAATTCCCCAACAACCCCCCCAAGCACCCACTTAGCATAGGGGCTAATAAACACCCACCCAGCACAATAGGACATGATTTAAAGATTTTCATAAGAGCCCCCAAGAATGAGGGCTAAAAAAGCAAGAGAATTAGAGAGAGTTACCCCCCCCGCACAAAACTAGCGAAGTTAGACATGGCGATCCTTTTTTATAGAAATAAAGGCGATTCTAAAGTAAGAAAATTAAAGAATAGCTTAAGAATAGCTTAATAGGTGAACTTGCGGTTGGATCACCTCCTTTCTTAGAGAAACCCTTTAAGACTTCGTTGTCTTAAGGACAAGGCTCAAGGCTCTCTTGCTTAGGTGTTAAAGAGACACTTTTAAAATCTCTCGACTTTTTCTACTAGTCTTAGGATTTTTGTTAAAATAGTTTCTCATTCTTTAGTTAAAGGCTTTGCTATGGGACAAAAAGAGTTGTTGCAAAGATTTGTAGAAATTGAACATGCGGATACAGAGAAGAAAAATCGGCAGACATCCCGTAACCTCATTTTTAAGCCCCTTAAAGAAGGATGGGATCGGTGGCTAGAAAATTTAAATCTTAACTATACAAGCTATGTCAGTTTCTACCAGCGGGATTGGCCAGCGATTTGTTTTACGCGTCAAGACATTTTGGGCGATGAGTATGTCAATGGTCTCTCACTTAAACAAAGAGCGGGAATTTATATTTGGCTAGGCTACGGCTGGAAAATCCACACTTTTTATTTACGCATTGGATGTGCTAACAGCCCATATACACCGGAAGAATGTGTAGCTTTCAGAACATTATTTAAGATTTTTAAGAATGGTGAGTACGACACTAAACATGACAACGAATACCGGAATTTCAAACAACTCCAAGAAAATTTTTTATACGACTTTGTAGAGTTAGTGAAAGTCTTGAATGCGGTGCCTAAAGAAGAGTTTTTGAAAGATGGTGGGGATATAAAATGAGGTGTTAAACAACATGTTGCCAAAGACCTATCCACACACATCGATCTCTTGCGCTCGGTATCTACTCAAGATCAGGAGTAATGGGGAAAAACTCTTCAAAACTTCATTGTCTTGAGGAGGGACTCAAGGCTCTCTTGGCTTAGGCATTAAGACACTCTAAATCCCCTAGATTTTCTTAAAACCCCCAAAAATCCGCTACAATGTCGTTTTTAGCTAAAGGCACACCATGATCACCAAAGACACGAGTACAAAC
Proteins encoded in this region:
- the tnpA gene encoding IS200/IS605 family transposase yields the protein MKENHYKLKGYLSTNRSKHNLKAHLILVCKYRKKLLVGDVAIFIKSVLEEIEESSDFIIIAMETDKDHLHLMIQYIPRVSISSIILRIKQMTTYRVWREPRFIPFLRKHFWKEQKFWTDGFFACSIGEANPETIKRYIENQG
- a CDS encoding outer membrane family protein translates to MQKVLAFCAFFLSPFAPQLRALDYKISGRVGSFSRIGFNNAPINTNKGLYPTGSYVTTIGALEINANLLPKSVENQKLEVGLGGEIGGLAYDSTRGLRDQNGVLQPANWYYMGRWEGYLMNAPWRHTREEDESHAKNYILYNAYLSYTYKDIFGIKAGRYLSPEALFLRGYNQGFTLFLHLGKFKLRWFSTYGRGLANIQFIRNFYAPVSYEFSDGRRVNYGMHAVSLAYNTKHYTLMPFFWFYPKNFNAPGVQLSAVFERGQFKLQSDVYAWFPIYSHALAKTYYRGNLIGTATATLLVRQRLYYKNYYIGWGVYKNFGNSNAQLGWNGSPVSFDTTDDTPYEDAYTNLYDANALTLHARVGGKFHDFSWYLLGKLTFAPRANAQSLGVTCEYNLGKHIHLMLRLNGYEVRMHRGYKVDYFGAPNPKFAPTTQDRSYVMTSISYDLEI
- a CDS encoding tetratricopeptide repeat protein, which encodes MPVALNVVGKMYANAQGVPKDLAKAREYFQKAADGKDGNACAYLGEMYLNGEGVAKDYKKALEYLEGGRGATDKGVAGRAYWNLATIYAKGLGVLVDKNQATEYSKQACDEGYEQACTLLSK
- a CDS encoding tetratricopeptide repeat protein produces the protein MGNSQPQETPNQILQKKRQEREQAREAEGAKQRQTRARMSRFGVEPPTERTAEALLKYAIQVYQNMIKNDWRDPMGSLHSPLDILNLFEDAAKAGSAEAYRYMGMMYLGGHNRVGQSYKQALEYFQIAVEKGSVEALVNLGQMYLLGPGGSWGGGGVPKDSAKAIEYFQKAASKGSALGYFEAATMYLNGQGVPKNLAKAREYFQKAG